One window of Alphaproteobacteria bacterium genomic DNA carries:
- the holA gene encoding DNA polymerase III subunit delta has protein sequence MKKYVRDVVQYLDDSFKGVKAVLFYGEDRGLVSELFEKASKSVVDDLTDSFTVFDLTPEEIQRDKSLLFDNVQGMTLLGGRKLIRIKWAGNRLTDALKDAITAFNANDAFIVVSAAELETSSSLRKFFENAKKKDLLSIGCYLDDGTTAVGMKQFFQAEGVKVSKDVLDYLKENLGQDKLSTMSELQKLVLYVGDKKEVTLDDARKCVGDSSALGIENITMAMTKFDAMEASVAFQRLLEEGENTVMILRSLQFHFKKIYSICAAIEGGTDVDSALKKNGIMFWKVVPFYKKYIGGWNTRKALKALDKFQALDMKFKEGGSPAQPVDLLFSHFILEFCTVFKR, from the coding sequence ATGAAAAAGTATGTTAGAGATGTAGTTCAATATTTAGATGATTCCTTTAAAGGTGTGAAGGCCGTTTTATTCTATGGAGAGGATAGAGGGCTTGTTTCGGAATTGTTTGAGAAGGCGTCTAAATCTGTTGTTGATGATTTAACAGATTCTTTTACTGTGTTTGATTTGACTCCGGAAGAGATACAAAGAGATAAGTCATTATTGTTTGATAATGTTCAAGGTATGACATTGCTTGGTGGCAGAAAGCTTATACGTATTAAGTGGGCAGGTAATAGATTAACCGATGCATTGAAAGATGCTATTACGGCGTTTAATGCGAATGATGCGTTTATAGTTGTGTCTGCCGCTGAATTAGAAACTTCATCTTCTTTGAGAAAGTTTTTTGAGAATGCTAAGAAGAAAGATTTGTTGTCTATAGGTTGTTATTTAGATGATGGTACTACTGCAGTAGGTATGAAGCAGTTTTTCCAAGCTGAAGGCGTTAAGGTTAGTAAAGACGTTTTGGATTATCTTAAGGAGAATTTAGGGCAGGATAAATTGTCTACTATGTCTGAGTTGCAGAAGTTAGTTCTTTACGTTGGTGATAAGAAGGAAGTGACTTTGGACGATGCACGTAAGTGTGTTGGAGATTCTTCTGCGTTGGGTATAGAGAATATTACTATGGCGATGACTAAGTTTGATGCTATGGAGGCTTCAGTTGCTTTTCAAAGGTTGTTAGAAGAGGGTGAGAATACTGTTATGATTTTGAGATCGTTACAATTTCACTTTAAAAAGATTTATTCTATTTGTGCTGCTATTGAAGGAGGTACGGATGTGGATTCTGCTTTGAAGAAGAATGGTATCATGTTTTGGAAGGTAGTTCCTTTTTATAAGAAGTATATCGGTGGTTGGAATACTAGGAAGGCCTTGAAGGCTTTAGATAAGTTCCAAGCGTTGGATATGAAGTTTAAAGAGGGTGGATCTCCCGCTCAGCCTGTAGATTTATTATTCTCACATTTTATATTAGAGTTCTGCACAGTATTTAAAAGATAA